The Lysobacter sp. HDW10 genome window below encodes:
- a CDS encoding class I fructose-bisphosphate aldolase — MSIEQLSEIARAMVAPGKGIIAIDESSATCQKRFDGVGIECTEENRRAYRELLLTTPNANEYLSGAILFDETLRQSTKDGVPFAKYMSDNGMIPGIKVDKGTHPLAGFPGEVITEGLDGLRARLQEYAKLGAKFAKWRAVITISEDAPSGTCIEANCQALARYAALCQEAGIVPMVEPEVLMDGDHDIETCYEVTEVTLRTLFDALYQHNVALEGTILKASMVVPGKDCPDQVSVEEVAEATLMCLKSTVPAILPGIVFLSGGQSDEAATAHLDAMNRMGPNPWPLSFSYGRAMQQAALKLWSQDMTGNWSKAQDTVYARARDNGLAAQGKWEG; from the coding sequence ATGAGCATTGAACAGCTTTCTGAAATCGCACGTGCCATGGTGGCACCGGGCAAGGGCATCATTGCCATCGACGAATCCTCGGCCACCTGCCAAAAGCGCTTCGACGGCGTGGGCATTGAGTGCACCGAAGAAAACCGTCGCGCCTACCGCGAGCTCTTGCTGACCACCCCGAACGCAAACGAATATCTGTCGGGCGCGATCTTGTTTGACGAAACCTTGCGTCAATCCACCAAGGACGGCGTGCCGTTTGCCAAGTACATGTCCGACAACGGCATGATCCCGGGCATCAAAGTGGACAAGGGCACCCATCCGCTCGCCGGCTTCCCGGGCGAAGTGATCACAGAAGGTTTGGACGGCCTGCGCGCACGTTTGCAGGAATACGCGAAGCTCGGTGCAAAGTTTGCCAAGTGGCGCGCTGTCATCACAATTTCTGAAGATGCGCCGTCAGGCACCTGCATCGAAGCCAACTGCCAAGCTTTGGCACGCTACGCGGCACTCTGCCAAGAAGCCGGCATCGTGCCGATGGTTGAGCCGGAAGTGTTGATGGATGGCGATCACGATATCGAAACCTGCTACGAAGTCACAGAAGTCACCCTGCGTACTTTGTTTGATGCGCTGTACCAACACAACGTTGCACTTGAAGGCACCATCCTGAAGGCCTCGATGGTTGTGCCGGGTAAGGATTGCCCGGACCAAGTCAGCGTTGAAGAAGTGGCTGAAGCCACGTTGATGTGTCTTAAGTCGACCGTACCGGCGATCTTGCCGGGCATCGTGTTCTTGTCGGGTGGTCAAAGCGACGAAGCAGCAACGGCGCACCTCGATGCAATGAATCGCATGGGTCCGAATCCTTGGCCACTATCGTTCTCTTACGGCCGCGCCATGCAACAAGCGGCATTGAAGTTGTGGTCGCAAGACATGACCGGCAACTGGTCGAAGGCACAAGACACCGTTTACGCGCGTGCGCGTGATAACGGCTTGGCTGCGCAAGGCAAGTGGGAAGGCTAA
- a CDS encoding efflux RND transporter periplasmic adaptor subunit, whose protein sequence is MQTKSRWRSRRIFMFLTAALLATTVTACKKSTSEGPGKRDSAPIGVVSETVRAQPWLDTLQALGTVKAHESITVTAKVSEVVSAVHFESGQSLRRGAPLVTLTGEQQRTALAALEAQADDAEKNYQRLAALGQQQLIARATIDAQKASRDALRAQAATIRANLSDRVIRAPFAGVTGLREVSPGALVTPGTVITTLDDLSSVYVDFPVPETELSGLGAGQAVEGRTAGWPDRVFNGTVSVVASRLDVASRAATVRANFPNSDRALKPGMLVEVRVARGERPAIVVPEISVMQVGDETYVWKVVGGAAVKAPIVVGGRIPGKVQVKEGIEAGDTIVVEGVGKLKAGAKVREAGQPAANPQAR, encoded by the coding sequence ATGCAAACCAAATCACGTTGGCGATCACGCCGCATATTCATGTTTCTGACTGCGGCGCTGTTGGCTACTACCGTCACGGCATGCAAAAAATCCACCTCCGAAGGCCCAGGCAAGCGCGATTCTGCGCCGATAGGTGTCGTCTCGGAAACTGTCCGGGCACAGCCTTGGTTGGACACGCTGCAAGCGTTGGGGACCGTCAAAGCGCACGAATCCATCACCGTGACCGCGAAGGTGAGCGAAGTGGTGTCAGCGGTCCACTTTGAGAGTGGTCAGTCGTTGCGCCGGGGTGCGCCCTTGGTCACCTTGACGGGTGAGCAGCAACGCACCGCATTGGCAGCCCTTGAGGCGCAAGCGGACGATGCCGAAAAGAACTACCAACGCTTGGCCGCACTCGGCCAGCAACAATTGATTGCGCGTGCGACGATCGATGCGCAAAAGGCCTCGCGAGATGCGTTGCGCGCACAAGCAGCAACCATCCGCGCCAACTTGTCGGATCGTGTCATTCGCGCGCCGTTTGCCGGCGTCACAGGCTTGCGTGAAGTGAGTCCGGGCGCATTGGTCACGCCGGGCACGGTCATTACCACTTTGGATGATCTGTCCTCGGTGTATGTCGACTTCCCCGTGCCTGAAACCGAACTCTCAGGGCTGGGCGCTGGACAAGCGGTAGAAGGTCGAACAGCGGGTTGGCCCGACCGTGTTTTCAACGGCACCGTCAGCGTGGTGGCGTCTCGTTTGGATGTTGCCTCACGCGCGGCGACTGTGCGCGCAAACTTTCCCAATTCAGATCGTGCTTTGAAACCGGGCATGCTGGTGGAAGTGCGCGTGGCGCGCGGCGAACGCCCGGCGATTGTTGTGCCTGAAATTTCCGTGATGCAAGTCGGCGACGAAACCTATGTTTGGAAGGTGGTCGGTGGCGCCGCCGTGAAAGCACCGATTGTGGTTGGCGGCAGAATTCCCGGCAAAGTTCAAGTGAAAGAAGGTATCGAAGCCGGCGACACAATCGTTGTAGAAGGTGTGGGCAAACTGAAAGCGGGCGCAAAGGTGCGCGAAGCCGGTCAGCCGGCCGCAAACCCGCAGGCACGCTAA
- the cysK gene encoding cysteine synthase A has protein sequence MIYDNVLDTIGRTPIIRLNRIAPEGIEIFVKAEFFNPGGSVKDRLAHAILLDAESKGLLKPGDTVIEATSGNTGVALAMACAARGYRFVAVMTETFSIERRKLIRAYGGKVILTAAAERGTGMVKRAKALAEQHGWFLADQFGNPANPAYHRNTTAAEILRDFGDRRLNHFVTGWGTGGTLTGVGEVLKVARPDVRIHAAEPAVAPLLSGEAWSPHKIQGWTPDFIPDVLNRKVTDHLWKIEDVEARDTARRLAAEEGIFVGLSSGATVNAALKVAETAAKGDVILAMLPDTGERYLSTFLFEGVEEGSDDAWLASQ, from the coding sequence GTGATTTACGACAACGTTTTGGACACCATCGGCCGTACGCCGATTATCCGCCTGAACAGAATCGCACCCGAAGGCATAGAGATTTTTGTGAAGGCCGAGTTTTTCAACCCGGGTGGTTCGGTCAAAGATCGTCTTGCGCACGCGATTTTGTTGGATGCAGAAAGTAAGGGCCTGTTGAAACCAGGCGATACCGTCATCGAGGCCACCTCTGGCAACACCGGTGTGGCCCTTGCGATGGCATGTGCGGCACGTGGCTATCGCTTCGTTGCTGTGATGACTGAAACCTTCTCTATTGAACGTCGAAAGTTGATTCGCGCGTATGGCGGCAAAGTCATTTTGACAGCCGCTGCAGAACGCGGCACCGGCATGGTGAAGCGCGCCAAAGCACTGGCCGAGCAACACGGTTGGTTTTTGGCAGATCAGTTCGGCAACCCAGCGAATCCGGCGTACCACCGCAACACGACAGCCGCGGAAATCTTGCGAGATTTCGGCGACCGACGCCTAAATCACTTTGTGACAGGCTGGGGCACGGGCGGCACGCTGACCGGCGTGGGTGAAGTATTGAAGGTCGCACGGCCCGACGTCCGCATCCACGCGGCCGAACCGGCCGTTGCGCCTTTGCTTTCAGGCGAGGCGTGGTCACCGCACAAGATCCAAGGCTGGACACCTGACTTCATTCCCGACGTCTTGAACCGCAAGGTCACCGATCACCTGTGGAAGATCGAAGATGTTGAAGCGCGCGACACCGCACGTCGATTGGCCGCAGAAGAAGGCATCTTTGTGGGCCTATCGAGCGGCGCAACCGTCAACGCCGCACTCAAAGTGGCAGAGACCGCTGCAAAGGGCGATGTCATTTTGGCGATGTTGCCCGATACCGGTGAGCGATATTTGTCCACCTTCCTGTTTGAAGGTGTCGAAGAAGGCTCCGACGATGCGTGGTTGGCATCGCAATAA